One genomic region from Apodemus sylvaticus chromosome 1, mApoSyl1.1, whole genome shotgun sequence encodes:
- the LOC127680408 gene encoding olfactory receptor 52B2 isoform X1, producing the protein MTILSSYNTTIFHPAVFVLLGIPGLEAYHTWLSIPLCLMYVTAVLGNSVLIMVIITERSLHEPMYFFLSMLAITDILLSTTTVPKALTIFWLHSHNIAFDACVIQVFFVHTMFVGESAILLAMAFDRFVAICAPLRYATVLTWPTVGRIALAIVIRSVCIIFPVIFLLKRLPFCRTNIVPHSYCEHIGVARLACADITVNIWYGFSVPIVMVIVDVILIAVSYSLILRAVFRLPSQDARRKALSTCGSHLCVILMFYVPSFFTLLTHRFGRNIPRHIHILLANLYVVVPPMLNPIVYGVKTKQIREGVVHRFLDIKTQCCFSPLG; encoded by the exons ATGACAATCCTTTCCAGTTA CAACACCACCATTTTCCACCCTGCAGTTTTTGTGCTGCTTGGCATCCCTGGGTTGGAGGCTTATCACACCTGGTTGTCTATACCCCTGTGCCTCATGTACGTCACTGCAGTCCTTGGAAACAGTGTCCTGATAATGGTCATTATCACAGAACGGAGCCTTCATGAGCCCATGTATTTTTTCCTCTCCATGTTGGCCATCACAGACATCTTACTGTCCACCACTACTGTGCCCAAGGCCCTCACCATCTTTTGGCTCCATTCCCACAACATTGCCTTTGATGCCTGTGTCATCCAAGTCTTCTTTGTCCACACAATGTTTGTGGGGGAGTCTGCCATCTTGTTAGCTATGGCCTTTGACCGCTTTGTAGCCATCTGTGCGCCACTGAGATATGCAACAGTGCTAACATGGCCGACAGTTGGGAGGATTGCTCTAGCCATTGTCATCAGAAGCGTCTGTATTATCTTTCCTGTGATTTTCTTGCTGAAGCGACTGCCATTCTGCCGAACCAACATCGTCCCCCATTCCTACTGTGAGCACATTGGGGTGGCCCGCTTAGCTTGTGCGGATATCACTGTTAACATCTGGTACGGCTTCTCAGTGCCCATCGTCATGGTCATCGTGGATGTGATCCTCATTGCTGTGTCGTACTCGCTCATTCTCCGAGCAGTGTTTCGCTTGCCCTCCCAGGATGCTCGGCGCAAAGCTCTCAGCACCTGTGGCTCGCACCTCTGTGTCATCCTCATGTTTTACGTTCCATCCTTCTTTACATTACTGACCCACCGCTTTGGGAGAAATATTCCTCGACACATTCATATCCTGCTGGCCAATCTTTATGTGGTGGTGCCTCCGATGTTGAACCCTATT
- the LOC127680408 gene encoding olfactory receptor 52B2 isoform X2, translating into MSRSNTTIFHPAVFVLLGIPGLEAYHTWLSIPLCLMYVTAVLGNSVLIMVIITERSLHEPMYFFLSMLAITDILLSTTTVPKALTIFWLHSHNIAFDACVIQVFFVHTMFVGESAILLAMAFDRFVAICAPLRYATVLTWPTVGRIALAIVIRSVCIIFPVIFLLKRLPFCRTNIVPHSYCEHIGVARLACADITVNIWYGFSVPIVMVIVDVILIAVSYSLILRAVFRLPSQDARRKALSTCGSHLCVILMFYVPSFFTLLTHRFGRNIPRHIHILLANLYVVVPPMLNPIVYGVKTKQIREGVVHRFLDIKTQCCFSPLG; encoded by the coding sequence ATGAGTCGCAGCAACACCACCATTTTCCACCCTGCAGTTTTTGTGCTGCTTGGCATCCCTGGGTTGGAGGCTTATCACACCTGGTTGTCTATACCCCTGTGCCTCATGTACGTCACTGCAGTCCTTGGAAACAGTGTCCTGATAATGGTCATTATCACAGAACGGAGCCTTCATGAGCCCATGTATTTTTTCCTCTCCATGTTGGCCATCACAGACATCTTACTGTCCACCACTACTGTGCCCAAGGCCCTCACCATCTTTTGGCTCCATTCCCACAACATTGCCTTTGATGCCTGTGTCATCCAAGTCTTCTTTGTCCACACAATGTTTGTGGGGGAGTCTGCCATCTTGTTAGCTATGGCCTTTGACCGCTTTGTAGCCATCTGTGCGCCACTGAGATATGCAACAGTGCTAACATGGCCGACAGTTGGGAGGATTGCTCTAGCCATTGTCATCAGAAGCGTCTGTATTATCTTTCCTGTGATTTTCTTGCTGAAGCGACTGCCATTCTGCCGAACCAACATCGTCCCCCATTCCTACTGTGAGCACATTGGGGTGGCCCGCTTAGCTTGTGCGGATATCACTGTTAACATCTGGTACGGCTTCTCAGTGCCCATCGTCATGGTCATCGTGGATGTGATCCTCATTGCTGTGTCGTACTCGCTCATTCTCCGAGCAGTGTTTCGCTTGCCCTCCCAGGATGCTCGGCGCAAAGCTCTCAGCACCTGTGGCTCGCACCTCTGTGTCATCCTCATGTTTTACGTTCCATCCTTCTTTACATTACTGACCCACCGCTTTGGGAGAAATATTCCTCGACACATTCATATCCTGCTGGCCAATCTTTATGTGGTGGTGCCTCCGATGTTGAACCCTATT